GACCTCGGGCTCGACCGGCAATCCGAAGGCCGTCATCAACACCCAGCGCATGATCTGCGCCAACCAGGTGATGATCCGCGAGACGCTCGCCTTCCTCAAGGACGAGCCGCCCGTGATCATCGACTGGTTGCCCTGGAATCACACATTCGGCGGCAACCACAACATCGGCCTGACGCTGTTCAACGGCGGCTCGATGTATCTCGACCAGGGCAAGCCGGTGCCGGGTGGCATCGAGGAGACCGTGCGAAACCTGCGCGAGATTTCGCCCACGGTCTATTTCAACGTCCCGAAGGGCTACGAGTCGCTGCTGCCCTATTTCCGCGAGGACCCGGCGCTGCGGAAGTCCTTCTTCCAGCGGCTGCACGCGATGTTCTTCTCCGGCGCCGCACTGGCGCCGCATGTCTGGAACGAGCTCGACGAGCTCTCGGTGGCCGAGACGGGCACTCGCGTGCCGATGCTGACGGGCCTCGGCTCCACCGAGACCGCACCGTTCTTCATGTCGGTCAATCCGCGCACCAGCCGCTCCGGCCATGTCGGCCTGCCCGTCTCCGGCAACGAGGCCAAGCTCGTTCCCAACAACGGCAAGATGGAAGTGCGCGCCAAGGGGCCGAACGTGACCCCGGGCTATTGGCGCCTGCCGGAGGTCTCGGCCGCGGCCTTTGATGACGAAGGCTACTACAAGATGGGCGACGCGCTGAAGCCCGTCGATCCCGACGACTTCAATGCCGGCTTCGATTTTGACGGCCGTGTTGCCGAGGACTTCAAGCTGGCGAGCGGCACCTGGGTTTCCGTCGGCCCGTTGCGGGCCCGCTTCGTGGCTGCGTGCGCGCCGCTGGCGCGCGACGTGATCATCGCCGGCATCAACCGCGACGAGATCGCCGCCATCGTCGTGCTCGATCTCGATGGTTGCCGCCTGATCAACGCGACCTTGCCGTTCGACGACCTCGCCGCCACGGCGGCCGATCCGCTGATCATCGAGGCCTTCCGTCAGCGCTTCGCAAAATTCCTGCAGACCGCGACCGGCTCGTCGACGCGCATCACGCGCGCCGTCCTGCTCGGCGTGCCGCTGTCGATCGACAAGGGCGAGGTCACCGACAAGGGATCGATCAACCAGCGCGCCGTGCTGGAGAACCGCAAGGACCTGATCGAACGCATCTACGCCGCGACGCCGGACGACGACATCATCATCGCCGGCTGATCGACGCATCCAAGGGAGAAACGACAATGTTGTTGAAGGACCAGGCCGCCATCGTCACCGGCGGCGCTTCCGGCCTCGGGGCCGCCACCGCCCGCAAGCTCGCTGCGCAGGGCGCCAAGGTCGCGGTGTTCGATCTCAACGCCAAGCTGGCGGAGGAGGTCGCGGCCGAGATCAAGGGCGTGCCGGTGGTCTGCGACGTCTCGGACGCCGCCGGCGCGGAAGCGGCCGTTGCCAAGGCCGTCGAGGCGCTCGGCCAGCAGCCGCGCGTGCTGGTGAACTGCGCCGGCATCGGCGTCGCCAAGCGCGTCGTCGGCCGCGACGGCCCGATGCCGCTGGCCGATTTCGAGAAGGTCATCAAGGTCAACCTGATCGGCTCGTTCAACATGCTGCGTCTGGTCACCAACGGCATGACCAAGCTGGAGCCGCAGGCGACCGGTGAGCGCGGGGTCGTCATCAACACCGCGTCGGTCGCCGCCTATGACGGCCAGATCGGACAGTCGGCCTATTCCGCCTCCAAGGGCGGCATCGTCGGCATGACCCTGCCGATCGCGCGCGAGCTCGCGCAGTTCGGCATCCGCGTGCTGACCATTGCGCCGGGCCTGTTCCTGACGCCGCTGCTCGCCAACCTGCCGCAGGAGGCCCAGGACTCGCTCGCCGCCGCGATCCCGTTCCCCCGCCGTCTGGGTCATGCCGATGAGTTCGCCGCGCTGGCGCTGCACATGGTCGAGAACGCCTACCTCAACGGCGAAGTCGTCCGCCTCGACGGCTCGCTGCGCATGGCGCCGAAGTAAGTGCCGCGCGCCGACGTCCACGTGGTTGTCATTCCGGGACGACGCGCCAGCGTCGGGCCCGGAATCCATTCGGCGTCTAGCACTGCCGAGAGATGGATTCCGGGCTCGCGCTCCGCGCGCCCCGGAATGACGACGTAGAGAAACGGAGGGTGGGCAAAGCGTAGCGTGCCCACCGCCGCTGAAAATGGTGGGCAAGGCGCTGCGCGCCGTTGCCCACTCTCCAGATCGCTGTCGGCGATGGTGTGAGGCTTTCAAGACATGTTCGTTCACCGCCGCGACGTGCAGATCCAGTGGGGCGACTGCGATCCCGCCAACATCGTCTACTACCCGCGCTATTTCGCGATGTTCGACGATGCGACCTCGGTCATGTTCGAGGCGGCCGGGTTCTCCAAGCAGGACATCGTCCGTCGCTACGGCCTGGTCGGCATCCCCATGGTCGACACCCGCGCCAAGTTCTACATCCCCTCGACCTATGGCGACTGGATCACGATCGAGAGCCGGATCGAGAGCGTCAAGCGCTCGTCCTTCGACGTCACCCACAAGGTGTTCAAGGGCGAGGCGCTGGCCATCGAAGGGTTCGAGACCCGGGTGCTGGTCGGGCGCGATCCGGCCGACCCGGACAAGCTGAAATCGGCGCCTTTCCCGGAGGAGATGCGAGCCAAGTTTCTCGGGGAATGAGGCGCGGAAATGGGTGCGACATGCGGCCGTCTTAAGGATGTTCAGCTGTCGTGCTTTGGTCGACTGGTGAGGAGTGATCTTCTCGTGTTCAATGCTATGATCACGTTTGGACACATATCGGCCGGTCGTGTTGGAAGATGCCCCAGACAGGGGGCGGGACTGCAAACAGGATCGGCGGATCACGAGCTGAACCGAAAAGATTGAGGGAGGATTTTATGAGGAAGGCCTATCTGGCGGCGGCTGGCGTCATCGCGATGCTGGCATCAGCGCCGGCGCTGGCGCAGACCAGCGAGATCACCATCGGCATCACCACGACGACGACGGGGCCGGGCGCGGCGCTCGGCATCCCCGAGCGCAATGCGCTCGAGTTCGTGCCGAAGGAGATCGGCGGCGTGCCGCTCAAGGTGATCGTGCTCGACGACGGCGGCGATCCGACCACGGCCACGACCAACGCCCGTCGCTTCGTGACGGAATCGAAGGCTGATATCATCATGGGCTCGGCGCTGACGCCGCCGACCATCGCGGTGTCCAACGTCGCCAACGAGGCCGGCATTCCGCATTTCGGCCTGGCGCCGTTCCCGGTCACGCCGGAGCGGATGAAATGGTCGGTTGTGATGCCGCAGCCGGTGCCGATCATGGGCAAGGTGCTGTACGAGCACATGAAGGCGCACAACATCAAGACCGTCGGCTATATCGGCTACTCCGACTCCTACGGCGACCTCTGGTTCAACGATCTGAAGAATCAGGCTGTGCCGATGGGCATCACCATCGCCGACGAGGAACGCTTTGCGCGTCCCGACACCTCGGTCACCGGCCAGGTGCTGAAGCTGGTCGCCGCCAATCCGGACGCCATCCTGGTCGGCGCCTCCGGCACCGCCGCGGCGCTGCCGCAGACCGAGCTGCGCGAGCGTGGCTACACCGGCCTGATCTATCAGACCCATGGCGCCGCGAGCATGGACTTCATCCGCATCGCCGGCAAGGCGGCGGAGGGTGTGATCATGGCGTCAGGTCCGGTGATGTCGCCGGAGACGCAGGACGACAGCGCG
This region of Bradyrhizobium sp. SZCCHNS1050 genomic DNA includes:
- a CDS encoding feruloyl-CoA synthase, coding for MTAQTITSTQGGTDDTARSASVHPLRAISFNDPAVTVDRRDDGTIYLRPKQPLGDYPPRITDRLHHFAKATPERVFMAERVGPEGWRELSYATLLAASRHIASGLLARGLSPDRPVMILSGNSIDHALVAFGALYAGVPFCPVSPAYSLVSRDYGKLAYLMKLLTPGLVFVDDADKFADALIANVPEGTEIVASFGSVPGRKITMLADLIASPLFPGLDAAHDKIGPDTIAKFLLTSGSTGNPKAVINTQRMICANQVMIRETLAFLKDEPPVIIDWLPWNHTFGGNHNIGLTLFNGGSMYLDQGKPVPGGIEETVRNLREISPTVYFNVPKGYESLLPYFREDPALRKSFFQRLHAMFFSGAALAPHVWNELDELSVAETGTRVPMLTGLGSTETAPFFMSVNPRTSRSGHVGLPVSGNEAKLVPNNGKMEVRAKGPNVTPGYWRLPEVSAAAFDDEGYYKMGDALKPVDPDDFNAGFDFDGRVAEDFKLASGTWVSVGPLRARFVAACAPLARDVIIAGINRDEIAAIVVLDLDGCRLINATLPFDDLAATAADPLIIEAFRQRFAKFLQTATGSSTRITRAVLLGVPLSIDKGEVTDKGSINQRAVLENRKDLIERIYAATPDDDIIIAG
- a CDS encoding SDR family NAD(P)-dependent oxidoreductase, with protein sequence MLLKDQAAIVTGGASGLGAATARKLAAQGAKVAVFDLNAKLAEEVAAEIKGVPVVCDVSDAAGAEAAVAKAVEALGQQPRVLVNCAGIGVAKRVVGRDGPMPLADFEKVIKVNLIGSFNMLRLVTNGMTKLEPQATGERGVVINTASVAAYDGQIGQSAYSASKGGIVGMTLPIARELAQFGIRVLTIAPGLFLTPLLANLPQEAQDSLAAAIPFPRRLGHADEFAALALHMVENAYLNGEVVRLDGSLRMAPK
- a CDS encoding thioesterase family protein yields the protein MFVHRRDVQIQWGDCDPANIVYYPRYFAMFDDATSVMFEAAGFSKQDIVRRYGLVGIPMVDTRAKFYIPSTYGDWITIESRIESVKRSSFDVTHKVFKGEALAIEGFETRVLVGRDPADPDKLKSAPFPEEMRAKFLGE
- a CDS encoding ABC transporter substrate-binding protein → MRKAYLAAAGVIAMLASAPALAQTSEITIGITTTTTGPGAALGIPERNALEFVPKEIGGVPLKVIVLDDGGDPTTATTNARRFVTESKADIIMGSALTPPTIAVSNVANEAGIPHFGLAPFPVTPERMKWSVVMPQPVPIMGKVLYEHMKAHNIKTVGYIGYSDSYGDLWFNDLKNQAVPMGITIADEERFARPDTSVTGQVLKLVAANPDAILVGASGTAAALPQTELRERGYTGLIYQTHGAASMDFIRIAGKAAEGVIMASGPVMSPETQDDSALTKKPGMELNKAYEGKYGPNSRSQFAGHSFDAFEILKRIIPVALKTAKPGTPEFREAIRQALLTEKDLAASQGVYNFTEKDRSGLDDRARIILTVKDGKYVPAK